Proteins from a single region of Ziziphus jujuba cultivar Dongzao chromosome 1, ASM3175591v1:
- the LOC107433951 gene encoding WEB family protein At5g55860 — protein MGAKTRQNAMESPNPKVEVGEIDTSAPFQSVKDAVTLFGEGAFSGEKPAIKKAKPHSAERVLAKETQLHLAQKELNKLKEQIKSAETTKAQAIVELEKAKITVEDLSHKLKSLGESKDLAIKATETAKNQAKQLEDSNSGNLGGINDEWKQDLETARAQYMTVITELDAAKQELRKIRQDYDLSTEAKLSAYKQEAEAKDAAKANSERVNELSREISAVQESIKQVKLASLQAQQEQAKIFSEKDVQRQTYKATLEQSVKKLLALKEDMNPELSKTIETQLAETMNEIESLQKQMENTKASDLDSVRTVTSELDDAKESLHKVAEEENSLRSLVETLKLELENVKKEHSELKEKEAETESIAGNLHVKLRKSKAELEACLAEESKARGASDEMISTLNQLFQETEDARQEAEEMKSKAEVLKKEIEATKIAVKEAEEKLRVALQEAEEAKAAEEKALDQIKLLSERTNAARASTSESGAKITISREEFESLSRKVEESDTLTEMKVAAAIAQVEAVKASENEALKRLEANLKEIEDMKAATNDALKRAEMAEAAKRAVEGELRRWREREQKKAAEAASRILAETEMSVESSPRRYRIQKQEPATKVIDARKLENEKTSASKKVLLPNISGIFNRRKNQIEGGSPSYLPGEKPL, from the exons ATGGGTGCTAAAACTCGTCAAAATGCTATGGAGTCTCCTAATCCTAAAGTGGAGGTGGGAGAAATAGACACGAGTGCCCCTTTCCAATCTGTTAAAGATGCAGTCACCCTATTTGGTGAGGGTGCATTCTCTGGGGAGAAACCTGCCATTAAGAAGGCAAAACCTCATTCTGCAGAg AGAGTATTGGCCAAGGAGACGCAGCTTCATCTGGCCCAGAAAGAACTGAACAAGTTGAAGGAACAGATAAAGAGTGCTGAAACCACCAAAGCCCAGGCAATTGTTGAGCTTGAAAAGGCTAAAATAACTGTTGAGGATCTAAGCCACAAGTTGAAATCTCTTGGTGAATCCAAGGACTTAGCAATCAAGGCAACTGAGACTGCAAAAAACCAGGCAAAGCAGCTTGAAGATTCCAACTCTGGTAACCTTGGTGGAATTAATGATGAGTGGAAACAGGACTTGGAAACAGCAAGAGCACAGTACATGACAGTAATTACTGAACTTGATGCTGCGAAGCAAGAATTGAGGAAAATCCGCCAAGACTATGATCTGTCCACTGAAGCAAAATTGTCTGCCTACAAGCAGGAAGCAGAAGCTAAAGATGCTGCAAAAGCAAATTCAGAAAGGGTTAATGAACTGTCTAGGGAAATTTCAGCAGTGCAGGAATCAATCAAACAGGTTAAGCTTGCATCTTTGCAAGCCCAGCAAGAACAAGCAAAAATTTTTTCTGAAAAGGATGTCCAGAGGCAGACATATAAAGCTACCCTGGAGCAGTCAGTAAAAAAACTGCTTGCACTGAAGGAAGATATGAATCCAGAACTATCTAAAACTATTGAAACACAACTTGCTGAAACAATGAATGAGATTGAGTCTCTTCAAAAGCAAATGGAGAATACCAAGGCGTCAGATTTAGATTCAGTGAGAACTGTTACTTCGGAGCTGGATGATGCAAAGGAATCACTACATAAAGTAGCAGAAGAGGAAAACTCCCTTAGAAGCTTAGTCGAAACTCTGAAGTTGGAACTGGAGAATGTGAAGAAAGAGCATTCTGAATTGAAGGAAAAAGAAGCAGAAACAGAATCCATTGCTGGGAACTTGCATGTTAAGCTTCGGAAAAGTAAGGCCGAGCTTGAAGCATGTCTTGCAGAAGAGTCTAAAGCAAGAGGTGCATCCGATGAAATGATTTCAACACTGAACCAGCTATTTCAGGAAACTGAAGATGCACGTCAAGAAGCAGAAGAAATGAAGAGTAAAGCAGAGGTGttgaaaaaggaaattgaaGCCACCAAAATCGCGGTAAAAGAAGCAGAGGAGAAGCTCAGAGTTGCTCTGCAAGAAGCTGAGGAAGCTAAAGCAGCGGAAGAAAAGGCTCTTGATCAGATTAAGTTATTATCTGAGAGAACCAATGCTGCACGAGCCTCAACTTCAGAGTCTGGTGCCAAGATTACAATATCGAGGGAGGAGTTTGAGTCTTTGAGCCGCAAAGTTGAGGAGTCTGACACATTAACTGAAATGAAAGTGGCTGCCGCTATTGCCCAGGTGGAAGCTGTGAAGGCTAGTGAAAATGAGGCATTGAAAAGGTTAGAGGCAAACTTGAAGGAGATCGAGGATATGAAAGCTGCAACAAATGATGCTTTGAAGAGGGCAGAAATGGCAGAAGCAGCCAAGAGGGCTGTGGAGGGAGAACTCCGGAGGTGGCGTGAACGAGAGCAGAAGAAGGCAGCTGAGGCAGCATCTCGGATATTAGCAGAAACAGAGATGTCAGTAGAATCGTCCCCACGACGATATAGAATTCAAAAACAGGAACCTGCAACCAAAGTTATAGATGCCAGGAAGTTGGAGAATGAGAAAACCTCAGCCTCAAAAAAAGTGCTTTTGCCTAATATCAGCGGCATTTTTAATAGAAGAAAGAATCAGATTGAGGGTGGGTCTCCTTCTTATCTCCCTGGTGAGAAGCCCCTGTGA
- the LOC107433742 gene encoding uncharacterized protein LOC107433742, with translation MASSRDRDRDDPLSYANPSSSSSPITVSDPLDSFLTDPNSHIGSASGSFQNEGLLADSNGCSSDAEFGFSRPEFRTSQLAGTVEYYERHVFLCYKNPYNWPSRIEAAEFDRLPRLLSAAMMARKGDMKKETRLTICEGHDGTETSNGDVLIFPDMVRYRRLTHFDVDTFAEEVLVKDGEWLPGTPETLKGSYVFVCSHGSRDRRCGVCGPALVTRFRNEIESYGLQGKVSVSPCSHIGGHKYAGNVIIFGSNINGGVTGHWYGYVSPDDVPALLELHIGNGEIVDRLWRGQMGLSEEEQKDSQKLRLLMNGETNVGKSVVESTQTQKIVMDTIASRSQENVMGCCQEYGNSSCCQNPELPEQIQSPDTKKTAVKVTAEKKKSSRKLRTNSGKGASTWKIYAMPTWFESWEREDTYAALAVVCAAVSVAIAYSCYKQL, from the exons ATGGCGAGCagcagagacagagacagagacgaCCCTCTCTCCTACGCAAATCCATCGTCTTCCTCCTCTCCAATAACAGTCTCAGACCCGCTTGACAGCTTCCTCACCGACCCCAATTCCCACATCGGAAGCGCTTCGGGAAGCTTCCAGAACGAAGGTTTGCTCGCTGACAGTAATGGTTGTAGCAGTGATGCTGAGTTCGGCTTCAGTCGCCCTGAGTTCAGGACGAGTCAACTAGCTGGGACCGTTGAGTACTACGAACGTCATGTTTTCCTGTGCTATAAGAACCCGTATAACTGGCCTTCTCGCATCGAGGCGGCGGAGTTCGATCGCTTGCCTAGGCTGCTCTCTGCTGCTATGATGGCTAGGAAGGGTGATATGAAGAAAGAG ACTCGGTTAACAATCTGTGAGGGGCACGATGGGACAGAGACATCTAATGGTGATGTATTAATTTTTCCAGACATGGTCAGATACAG gagATTGACACATTTTGATGTTGACACATTTGCTGAGGAAGTACTTGTGAAGGATGGTGAATGGCTGCCTGGAACACCAGAAACACTAAAGGGTTCTTATGTTTTTGTATGTTCTCATGGATCCCGAGATCGTCGTTGTGGTGTTTGTGGACCGGCCTTGGTTACTAGATTCAGAAATGAGATTGAATCATATGGTCTTCAAGGTAAAGTCTCTGTTAGTCCATGTTCACACATTGGGGGGCACAAGTATGCTGGAAATGTGATCATATTTGGATCTAATATCAATGGAGGCGTCACTGGACACTG GTATGGGTATGTTAGTCCAGATGATGTGCCTGCATTGCTTGAGCTGCATATTGGGAATGGAGAGATTGTAGACAGGCTTTGGAg GGGGCAAATGGGTTTATCTGAGGAAGAGCAAAAAGATTCTCAAAAGCTGAGGCTCCTGATGAATGGTGAAACAAATGTAGGAAAAAGTGTTGTTGAGTCGACACAAACACAGAAAATTGTTATGGATACTATCGCTTCTAGATCTCAAGAGAATGTAATGGGCTGTTGCCAGGAATATGGAAACTCTTCTTGTTGTCAGAACCCAGAATTACCAGAACAGATACAGAGCCCTGATACGAAGAAGACAGCAGTGAAGGTGACagctgaaaagaaaaagagcagCAGGAAACTTAGGACAAATAGTGGCAAAGGGGCTTCTACGTGGAAGATTTATGCTATGCCAACATGGTTTGAGAGCTGGGAGCGTGAAGATACATATGCAGCTTTAGCTGTTGTTTGTGCTGCTGTGTCAGTTGCCATTGCCTATAGCTGCTATAAACAGTTGTGA
- the LOC107434194 gene encoding SEC14 cytosolic factor, with translation MDSPNQDTIKQFRLLMEEVDEPLKNTFWNMHQGYPNETLVRFLKARDWNVGKAHKMLIDCLQWRIQNEIDNILAKPIIPTDLYRAVRDSQLVGLSGYSKEGLPVIAVGVGLSTYDKASVNYYMQSHIQMNEYRDRVILPSATRKHGRHIGTCIKVLDMTGLKLSKLSHIKLVTDISTIDDLNYPEKTDTYYIVNAPYVFSACWKVVKPLLQERTRRKIQVLQGCGRDELLRVMDYASLPHFSRKEGSGSSRHYENGLADNCFSFDHAFHQELYDYINQQAALMESVAPIKEGSFHVNLPEPDPEDANIAKVIESEFHKFENHKGLFKSLSNLRVNGA, from the exons ATGGATAGTCCGAATCAGGATACGATTAAGCAATTTCGTTTGTTAATGGAGGAAG TAGATGAGCCACTGAAGAATACGTTCTGG AATATGCACCAGGGATATCCTAATGAAACATTGGTGCGATTTCTTAAAGCAAGAGACTGGAATGTTGGCAAAGCCCATAAAATG TTGATTGATTGTCTACAATGGAGGATACAAAATGAGATTGACAACATATTGGCG AAACCGATCATCCCCACTGATTTGTACAGAGCAGTCCGAGATTCTCAGCTTGTGGGATTGTCTGGTTACTCAAAAGAG GGTCTTCCTGTCATTGCTGTTGGTGTTGGGCTTAGCACTTATGACAAAGCATCT GTAAATTATTATATGCAGTCACACATCCAAATGAATGAATATAGAGATCGGGTTATATTG CCTTCTGCAACACGAAAGCATGGACGACATATTGGTACCTGTATAAAAGTTTTGGATATGACTGGTTTGAAGCTTTCAAAACTAAGCCACATAAAG CTTGTGACAGATATATCTACAATAGATGACTTGAACTATCCAGAGAAAACAGATACATACTATATTGTCAATGCTCCTTACGTATTTTCAGCCTGTTGGAAG GTTGTAAAACCTCTTTTGCAAGAAAGAACAAGGAGGAAAATCCAGGTGCTTCAGGGTTGTGGGAGAGATGAATTACTCAGA GTAATGGATTATGCATCCCTACCACATTTTTCTCGGAAAGAGGGCTCTGGATCTTCCCGGCATTATGAGAATGGACTTGCTGATAATTGTTTCTCCTTCGATCATGCTTTCCATCAAGAACTCTACGATTACATCAATCAACAAGCTGCACTTATGGAGTCCGTTGCACcgatcaaagaagggtcattccATGTGAATCTCCCTGAGCCAGATCCAGAAGACGCCAACATTGCTAAGGTCATAGAAAGTGAGTTCCACAAGTTTGAAAATCACAAGGGACTCTTCAAGTCACTAAGCAACCTAAGAGTTAATGGTGCATGA